One Syngnathoides biaculeatus isolate LvHL_M chromosome 4, ASM1980259v1, whole genome shotgun sequence DNA window includes the following coding sequences:
- the il1b gene encoding interleukin-1 beta, whose amino-acid sequence MATETRCPLSPKMPAGLDLEVCQNPLTLKTVVNLVVAMERFKGSRTEKALSRKLSGESFLNIMIDDIIEVIHMPERRAPVNQFTRTGEYQCTVSDSQNKSLVLLRDSMELQAVTLQGGSSHRKVQLNMSTYVHPSPSIEARPVALGIKGSNLYMSCHQEGDRPTLHLEPVEDRQSLMAVASESDMLRFLFYKRDSGVSLSTLTSARFPNWYISTAEEENMPVEMCQRTAKRYLTFHIQRHS is encoded by the exons ATGGCCACAGAGACGCGATGCCCCCTGAGCCCCAAGATGCCCGCGGGACTAGACCTGGAGGTCTGCCAGAATCCCCTGACCTTGAAGACAGTGGTCAACCTGGTCGTCGCCATGGAGAGGTTCAAGGGCAGCCGTACCGAAAAGGCCCTGAGTAGAAAATTAAGTGGGGAAAGCTTCCTCAACATCATGATCGATGACATCATTGAAG tgATCCACATGCCCGAGAGGCGAGctccagtgaatcagttcaccAGGACGGGCGAGTATCAGTGCACCGTCAGCGACAGCCAGAACAAAAGTCTGGTGCTGCTCAGAGACAGCATGGAGCTGCAAGCCGTCACGCTGCAGGGAGGAAGCAGCCACCGCAAAG TGCAACTCAACATGTCCACCTACGTGCACCCGTCCCCAAGCATCGAGGCCCGACCGGTGGCCCTGGGCATCAAGGGCAGCAACCTGTACATGTCGTGCCACCAGGAGGGCGACAGGCCCACGCTGCACCTGGAGCCGGTTGAGGACAGGCAGAGTCTGATGGCGGTGGCCTCGGAGAGCGACATGCTGCGCTTCCTCTTCTACAAGCGCGACTCCGGGGTCAGCCTCAGCACCCTGACGTCGGCACGCTTCCCCAACTGGTACATCAGCACAGCGGAGGAGGAAAACATGCCCGTGGAGATGTGCCAGCGCACTGCCAAACGATACCTCACCTTCCATATTCAGAGGCACAGCTAA